A section of the Planctomicrobium piriforme genome encodes:
- the accC gene encoding acetyl-CoA carboxylase biotin carboxylase subunit, which translates to MFQRILIANRGEIALRIIRACKELGIETVAVYSEADRGAHYLSLANEAYCIGPASASESYLKAEHIIAAAELGNVQAIHPGYGFLAENADFAEQCRDSKIEFIGPPHEAMQKLGDKVAARRIALEAKVPCVPGSEGLVENEDEAVRVANQIGYPVLIKATAGGGGKGIRPAFNEHNLRTELKAASAEAEKAFKNAGVYIEKYIEKPRHVEVQIIADQHGNVLHLWERDCTMQRKHQKLIEESPAANLPQSVREDICKAAVRLVKTAGYYNAGTCEFLVDKNNQFYFIEVNARIQVEHPVTEMVTGIDLIKEQIRIAAGGVLEMKQRNVPCNGSSIEVRVNAEDPEQGFRGCPGTITKLRIPGGNGVRFDSHIYEGYKISPYYDSMVGKLIVHKPTREEAIACLKRAIDEMVVEGPGIKTTLPLARKIIEHNVFITATGDTSFVERTW; encoded by the coding sequence ATGTTTCAACGGATCCTGATCGCCAACCGCGGTGAAATTGCGTTGCGGATTATTCGCGCCTGCAAAGAACTCGGCATCGAAACGGTGGCGGTGTACAGCGAAGCAGATCGCGGGGCGCACTACCTGAGCCTCGCGAACGAAGCCTATTGCATCGGTCCCGCTTCGGCTTCCGAAAGCTACCTTAAGGCCGAACACATCATTGCCGCCGCCGAGTTGGGGAACGTGCAGGCGATTCACCCGGGCTACGGGTTTCTCGCCGAAAACGCCGACTTCGCCGAGCAGTGCCGGGACTCGAAGATCGAATTCATCGGTCCTCCGCACGAAGCCATGCAGAAGCTGGGCGACAAGGTGGCCGCTCGTCGAATCGCACTCGAAGCCAAAGTTCCCTGCGTGCCCGGCAGCGAAGGGCTCGTCGAAAACGAAGACGAGGCGGTGCGGGTCGCCAATCAGATCGGCTACCCCGTGCTGATCAAGGCCACGGCCGGCGGGGGCGGAAAAGGGATTCGGCCTGCGTTCAACGAACATAACCTGCGAACGGAACTCAAAGCCGCTTCCGCTGAAGCCGAGAAGGCGTTCAAGAACGCCGGCGTCTACATCGAGAAGTACATCGAGAAACCTCGGCACGTCGAAGTGCAGATCATCGCCGATCAGCATGGCAATGTGCTGCATCTCTGGGAACGCGACTGCACCATGCAGCGCAAACACCAGAAGCTGATCGAAGAATCCCCCGCCGCCAATCTCCCGCAATCGGTTCGGGAAGACATCTGCAAGGCGGCGGTGCGACTGGTCAAAACGGCCGGTTACTACAACGCCGGGACCTGCGAGTTCCTGGTCGACAAGAACAATCAGTTCTACTTCATCGAAGTGAACGCCCGCATTCAGGTCGAACACCCCGTCACCGAAATGGTGACCGGCATTGATCTCATCAAGGAACAGATTCGCATTGCCGCAGGCGGCGTCCTGGAGATGAAGCAGCGAAACGTTCCCTGCAACGGTTCATCGATTGAAGTTCGCGTCAATGCGGAAGATCCCGAACAGGGGTTCCGCGGCTGCCCAGGCACGATCACCAAGCTGCGGATTCCCGGCGGAAACGGCGTGCGTTTCGACTCGCACATTTATGAGGGCTACAAGATCAGCCCCTACTACGACTCGATGGTCGGCAAGCTGATCGTCCACAAGCCGACTCGGGAAGAAGCGATTGCCTGCCTGAAACGGGCGATCGACGAAATGGTCGTCGAAGGCCCAGGCATCAAGACGACATTGCCGCTGGCCCGCAAGATCATCGAACACAACGTGTTCATCACCGCGACAGGCGACACCAGCTTCGTCGAGCGGACCTGGTAA
- a CDS encoding DUF1559 family PulG-like putative transporter, whose amino-acid sequence MRSPAALRNQILRPTKRANVISRRGGFTLVELLCVMGVIAMLVGLLLPAIQGARESARRNSCKNNLRQLTLAVHEFHDAQQGLPAMDLGDHWATWCVLVLPNLDGANLYSNWDLQKQYYVQTGSAGADLPVFLCPSQSRTTQNMSAGDGLMYLVPPAFRVGPRGWSDYAGVSGTQVGLADGAFRRALDASGNPLNPAYSSPTTLISTWRWPVNFATLSIDGLSATLLLGEKFLPDAKTDSSHFNGDLQQGYVRACGIGMGIVSAGTPVDATTNRRFGSAHPGLAHFAFADGRVQAVSENTGDEIMQALAKVGDGAVAWAF is encoded by the coding sequence ATGCGATCTCCTGCTGCCCTCCGAAATCAAATTTTGAGACCAACGAAACGGGCGAACGTCATTTCCCGGAGAGGCGGGTTCACGCTCGTTGAGTTGCTCTGTGTGATGGGTGTGATCGCGATGTTAGTCGGCTTGCTGCTGCCGGCTATTCAGGGCGCGCGTGAGTCAGCGCGACGCAATTCCTGTAAGAATAATCTGCGGCAATTGACGCTGGCGGTGCATGAATTTCACGATGCCCAGCAGGGGCTGCCTGCGATGGATCTGGGAGATCACTGGGCTACCTGGTGCGTGCTCGTGCTCCCTAATCTGGACGGCGCAAACCTGTATTCGAATTGGGATCTCCAGAAGCAGTATTACGTGCAGACGGGATCAGCCGGGGCGGATTTGCCGGTCTTTCTGTGCCCTTCACAGAGCCGGACGACTCAGAATATGTCGGCAGGCGACGGTTTGATGTATCTGGTGCCGCCGGCCTTCCGTGTCGGTCCCCGCGGGTGGAGCGACTACGCCGGCGTGTCGGGCACGCAGGTTGGCCTCGCGGACGGTGCGTTTCGACGGGCGCTTGACGCGAGTGGGAATCCGCTCAATCCTGCCTATTCCAGCCCGACGACGCTGATCTCGACATGGCGCTGGCCAGTCAACTTTGCCACTCTTAGCATCGATGGACTTTCCGCAACGTTGCTCCTGGGCGAAAAGTTTTTACCAGATGCAAAGACCGATAGCTCGCACTTCAATGGTGATCTCCAGCAAGGTTACGTTCGTGCTTGCGGAATTGGGATGGGCATTGTCTCGGCGGGAACTCCCGTCGATGCAACCACGAACCGTCGCTTCGGCAGCGCACATCCAGGCTTGGCACATTTCGCGTTTGCTGACGGTCGCGTGCAGGCGGTCTCCGAGAACACAGGCGATGAAATCATGCAGGCTTTGGCTAAAGTGGGCGACGGGGCAGTCGCCTGGGCTTTCTAA
- a CDS encoding Mpo1-like protein, producing MVFRFLHNYALRHQHPVNQLLHLVGLPVTFVLPVIFLVQERPWWWALTSFVVGYALQFAGHAVEGNDAGEVILVKKLLGMPYTDIVQGGNRSSGSG from the coding sequence ATGGTCTTCCGCTTCCTCCACAACTACGCCTTGCGGCACCAGCATCCGGTGAATCAACTGCTGCATCTGGTGGGACTTCCGGTCACTTTTGTGTTGCCGGTGATCTTCCTAGTTCAGGAGCGCCCGTGGTGGTGGGCGCTGACCTCGTTTGTCGTCGGTTATGCCCTGCAGTTTGCCGGTCACGCTGTTGAGGGGAACGACGCTGGCGAGGTAATCCTGGTAAAGAAATTACTGGGCATGCCCTATACCGATATTGTGCAGGGGGGGAATCGATCATCGGGTAGCGGTTGA
- the accB gene encoding acetyl-CoA carboxylase biotin carboxyl carrier protein — translation MAREIKGTEQFDVDGLRQLLELMEKYDVREYRQQRGDTRYVLRRGLQATAAAPVQYLPAAAPVAAPAPASVGAPAAAAPAAAPASDEKFIEIKSPTVGTFYQAPSPGEPAFVKVGDTVSPDTTVCIVEAMKLFNKIPSKVSGTIAKILLTDGDAVEYGQALYLVKP, via the coding sequence ATGGCTCGGGAGATCAAGGGAACAGAGCAATTCGACGTCGATGGACTGCGTCAGCTTCTCGAGCTGATGGAGAAGTACGATGTCAGAGAATACCGGCAGCAACGCGGCGACACGCGTTATGTGCTGCGTCGCGGCCTGCAGGCGACTGCCGCGGCTCCGGTGCAATACCTGCCTGCCGCCGCTCCGGTTGCAGCACCGGCTCCTGCCAGCGTGGGCGCACCTGCCGCCGCGGCTCCGGCAGCAGCACCCGCCAGCGACGAGAAGTTCATCGAAATCAAAAGCCCGACGGTCGGGACGTTTTACCAGGCGCCCTCGCCGGGTGAACCGGCTTTCGTCAAAGTCGGCGATACCGTCTCTCCCGACACGACGGTCTGCATCGTCGAGGCGATGAAGCTGTTCAACAAGATCCCGTCCAAAGTGTCGGGGACGATCGCCAAGATCCTGCTGACCGACGGCGATGCCGTGGAATACGGGCAGGCGCTGTATCTGGTCAAACCGTAA
- a CDS encoding protein kinase domain-containing protein yields MFDAAEVLAEYPQFGQSPEMVAELAYEEFWRRQQAGEDIDQEAFLARFPAAGEPLRRAIEVDALIKEDPDLFFAITKPAWPSVGSRIGEFVLERQIGSGSFSRVYLAHDQALGCRRVVVKVTTHSVRESEALGRLRHPRIMSPLGLYHDLLPGLAVISMPWSGTATLLDVLQARPASSAEWKGFRLENVIATRLATDGFADSGGSVDWPEGYCEAVIQTAAQLADAIAYAHEQGIYHCDIKPSNILIGADGSPTLLDFNLSAAVVGNASFAGGTPAYLPPELLDRRDRETPVTGGADVYSLAATFIELLQGRPPFDVLNAPSSSDNGSFRHPLNQGAAAFQFSAPLRKQLGRPLANLLETCVAAEVRQRPTSRRLANELQGFIARTVQLRPRRRVAQRTVLAIMVTALLAGAASWGYRQELSEAERFQRGREAVMSPEGHAGAIKHLTALLATHPERSDARGLRALASLQQGDWQSAYSDLRDVTAEHPLPELHNLTGYALCRWRRQYEMAEIELRKAHNAGLKSLDLLNNLAFCWDRLGALEDARRLFEEARALDPNCGTVIYNQARLHLRLAFVQRFKPDVRFARDILSHPELSVRSEPLLTAAWIFSEAANGGSDSCDTALECLRRSALQGLSKSNLEAIGRDYPSLVADKRFEQLRKMTLPKALDRPQQEAILPPPIDQPAFIENLVDGLQANATVATR; encoded by the coding sequence GTGTTTGATGCTGCCGAGGTTCTCGCGGAGTATCCGCAATTCGGGCAGTCTCCAGAAATGGTCGCCGAACTCGCGTACGAAGAGTTCTGGCGTCGCCAGCAGGCAGGCGAAGACATCGACCAGGAGGCGTTTCTCGCCAGATTTCCTGCCGCTGGTGAACCGTTGCGGCGGGCAATTGAAGTCGATGCTCTCATCAAAGAAGACCCGGACCTGTTTTTTGCGATTACAAAACCAGCCTGGCCCTCGGTAGGGAGCCGGATTGGCGAGTTCGTCCTCGAGCGTCAAATTGGCTCCGGATCGTTTTCCCGCGTCTATCTGGCTCACGATCAGGCACTCGGTTGTCGTCGCGTCGTGGTGAAAGTAACGACGCATTCCGTGCGTGAATCAGAAGCGCTTGGTCGCCTGCGGCATCCGCGGATCATGAGTCCGCTGGGCCTGTATCACGACCTGCTCCCGGGGCTCGCGGTCATATCGATGCCGTGGAGCGGGACTGCGACCCTGCTCGATGTGCTCCAGGCCCGGCCTGCATCCAGCGCAGAGTGGAAAGGCTTCCGCCTGGAAAACGTGATTGCGACCCGTCTGGCAACGGACGGGTTCGCCGATTCCGGAGGTTCAGTCGATTGGCCCGAAGGATACTGCGAAGCGGTGATTCAGACCGCTGCTCAACTGGCCGACGCCATTGCATATGCACACGAGCAGGGGATCTATCACTGCGATATCAAACCTTCGAACATTCTCATCGGCGCAGACGGCTCGCCGACCTTGCTCGATTTCAATCTTTCAGCCGCCGTCGTGGGAAACGCCTCCTTCGCTGGAGGAACGCCTGCTTACCTGCCGCCGGAACTTCTGGATCGACGCGACCGCGAGACCCCGGTGACGGGCGGGGCAGACGTCTATTCGCTTGCTGCAACGTTCATCGAGCTGCTACAGGGCCGGCCCCCCTTTGACGTATTGAACGCTCCATCTTCTTCAGATAACGGATCCTTCAGGCATCCGCTGAACCAGGGCGCGGCGGCGTTTCAGTTTTCCGCACCGTTGCGGAAACAGCTGGGAAGGCCATTGGCGAATCTCCTCGAAACCTGTGTTGCAGCTGAAGTCAGGCAACGTCCAACTTCACGACGTTTAGCGAATGAACTCCAAGGTTTCATCGCTCGAACAGTCCAGCTTCGCCCGAGACGGCGAGTTGCACAGCGAACCGTCTTGGCGATCATGGTCACGGCACTGCTGGCTGGCGCGGCGAGCTGGGGTTATCGGCAAGAACTCTCAGAGGCAGAACGGTTTCAGCGAGGCCGCGAAGCCGTCATGAGCCCTGAAGGTCACGCCGGTGCCATCAAACACCTGACGGCTCTGTTAGCGACTCATCCAGAGAGGTCAGACGCCCGGGGATTGCGGGCGCTCGCGTCGCTGCAACAGGGCGATTGGCAGTCTGCGTATTCCGACCTGCGTGATGTCACCGCAGAGCATCCCTTGCCCGAACTGCACAATCTGACCGGTTATGCGCTGTGCCGCTGGCGTCGCCAATACGAAATGGCCGAAATCGAACTCCGGAAAGCACACAATGCCGGCCTGAAATCGCTCGACCTGCTGAACAATCTCGCTTTCTGCTGGGATCGGCTGGGAGCTCTGGAAGACGCGCGCCGGCTGTTTGAAGAGGCCCGTGCATTGGATCCGAATTGCGGCACCGTCATCTACAATCAGGCTCGACTGCATTTACGCTTGGCCTTCGTGCAGCGATTCAAGCCAGACGTTCGCTTTGCACGAGACATCCTGTCGCATCCGGAACTGTCTGTTCGGAGTGAGCCGTTGTTGACTGCAGCCTGGATCTTCTCTGAGGCAGCAAATGGCGGTTCAGACAGTTGCGACACGGCCCTGGAATGCTTGCGAAGAAGTGCGTTGCAAGGACTTTCCAAGAGCAATCTTGAAGCCATTGGTCGAGATTATCCTTCACTTGTTGCGGACAAGCGTTTCGAACAGCTGCGCAAGATGACGCTTCCCAAGGCCCTAGACCGTCCGCAGCAGGAAGCCATTCTCCCTCCGCCCATCGATCAACCGGCTTTCATCGAGAATCTGGTGGATGGTTTGCAGGCGAACGCGACTGTCGCAACCCGCTAG
- a CDS encoding NAD(P)/FAD-dependent oxidoreductase yields the protein MAPSGESPPPAITGNTSPAPRRPVVVVGGGVVGAACAHYLAVAGAPVLLIDKGDFGQGCSHGNCGYVSPSHILPLCRPGAVSSALRTFFRRNSPFQMRFRLDPAFWSWMWQFARRCNQIDMLQAGHARHSLLQSSRQLFDELLSEKVLEDIDWEAKGLLFVHQTRSHFEHYGETNELLTKEFGVGATPIREAELLEMEPALKPGVAGAWLYDCDAHLRSDKLMEAWQKRLVHDGVSIRENCELISLEEGDGAISAVNTTAGRIEVDQVVVATGAWTRLLSRQLRARIPIEPGKGYSITMRRPALCPTYPMIFEEHRVAVTPFASGYRIGSTMEFAGFDPTLRRDRLSLLTDAAAKYLHEPMAEPVLESWYGWRPMSCDGVPLIGRVPSFRNAWMAAGHSMLGVSMSTGTGKLISELVTGKHPHIDPHPYRVDRF from the coding sequence TTGGCCCCATCGGGTGAATCACCACCGCCAGCGATCACAGGCAACACCTCACCGGCTCCCCGGCGACCAGTGGTCGTCGTGGGGGGCGGAGTTGTGGGGGCCGCGTGCGCTCATTACCTCGCCGTCGCCGGCGCGCCTGTGCTGCTGATCGACAAAGGGGATTTCGGACAAGGTTGCTCGCACGGGAACTGCGGTTACGTCTCTCCCAGTCACATTCTGCCGCTCTGCCGCCCCGGTGCGGTCTCTTCGGCCCTGCGGACGTTCTTTCGCAGAAACTCGCCGTTTCAGATGCGGTTCCGGCTGGACCCCGCCTTCTGGTCATGGATGTGGCAGTTTGCCCGGCGCTGCAACCAGATCGACATGCTCCAGGCAGGCCATGCCCGGCACTCGCTGCTGCAATCCTCCAGGCAACTCTTTGACGAACTGCTGTCCGAGAAAGTGCTGGAAGACATCGACTGGGAAGCCAAAGGACTGCTGTTCGTACACCAGACCCGGTCGCACTTCGAACACTATGGCGAGACCAACGAACTGTTGACGAAGGAATTCGGAGTCGGAGCCACTCCAATTCGCGAAGCGGAACTGCTTGAGATGGAACCGGCACTCAAGCCGGGCGTCGCCGGAGCCTGGCTGTACGACTGCGACGCGCATTTGCGTTCCGACAAGCTGATGGAAGCCTGGCAGAAACGACTCGTCCATGACGGCGTTTCAATCCGCGAGAACTGCGAACTCATCAGTCTCGAAGAAGGAGACGGCGCGATTTCCGCCGTCAACACCACCGCTGGCCGCATCGAAGTCGACCAAGTGGTCGTCGCCACCGGCGCCTGGACCCGGCTGCTCAGCAGACAGCTCAGAGCCCGCATTCCGATCGAGCCCGGTAAAGGCTATTCGATCACCATGCGGCGGCCGGCGCTCTGCCCGACCTACCCCATGATCTTTGAGGAACATCGGGTCGCGGTCACGCCGTTTGCCTCCGGCTATCGCATCGGGTCCACGATGGAGTTCGCCGGTTTCGATCCCACTTTGCGACGCGACCGGCTCTCACTGCTCACCGACGCCGCGGCCAAATACCTGCACGAGCCGATGGCGGAACCGGTCCTCGAAAGCTGGTACGGCTGGCGACCGATGAGTTGCGACGGCGTCCCCTTGATTGGACGCGTCCCCTCGTTCCGCAACGCCTGGATGGCCGCCGGACACAGCATGCTGGGCGTCTCAATGTCCACCGGCACCGGCAAGCTGATTTCCGAACTGGTGACCGGCAAACACCCCCACATCGACCCGCACCCCTACCGCGTCGACCGTTTCTGA
- a CDS encoding RNA polymerase sigma factor, protein MPLSEAESRDVDPLLQRAEAGSESAFRQLLEHLSPPVYSSIRRRLARKVRQTVDSDDVAQSVWKSLLAKREALTGVPLKHLVRVAAKIASNKAIDAGRRIFAQRRGADRVVSVNPEQLSELPAAHPAASPSAELVARERLSAIIKTVPAGYAEVVRMLAQGASVEEASKAAGVPKRSLYRILQQARLRE, encoded by the coding sequence ATGCCGCTCTCCGAAGCCGAGTCTCGCGATGTCGATCCGCTCTTGCAGCGCGCGGAAGCCGGTTCGGAATCCGCATTTCGTCAACTTTTGGAACACCTTTCACCGCCCGTCTATTCCAGCATTCGTCGTCGCCTGGCTCGCAAAGTGCGTCAGACAGTCGATTCTGACGATGTTGCCCAGTCGGTCTGGAAATCCCTGCTCGCGAAGCGAGAGGCCCTGACGGGAGTTCCCCTGAAACACCTGGTGCGGGTCGCAGCGAAGATTGCGTCGAATAAGGCCATTGATGCAGGCCGGCGGATATTCGCACAGCGGCGCGGGGCGGACCGCGTGGTGTCTGTAAATCCAGAACAGCTCTCAGAACTCCCAGCGGCTCATCCTGCTGCCTCCCCTTCCGCCGAGCTCGTGGCACGCGAACGCCTGTCTGCCATTATCAAGACCGTGCCTGCAGGGTACGCTGAGGTCGTACGAATGCTGGCGCAAGGAGCTTCCGTCGAAGAAGCGTCGAAAGCCGCTGGCGTCCCAAAACGATCGCTCTACAGGATTCTTCAACAAGCTCGACTTCGCGAATGA
- a CDS encoding M24 family metallopeptidase gives MSFSPESFQRRREQVRKVLRSRKLDALLVTGERNVAWLSGFTGDSTWLLVTQDKEVLLSDFRFVTQIEEECPGVTGVIRSSSQRLTDILAETCGQLHVERCGFEGHLVTVETAELFRNLPDPTTWVSTTQEIEQLRAIKDRDEIAEIREAVRFAERGFRCFQAALRPDKTERQLSAELEHAMRGFGAAGFCFPAIVAVGDRAALPHYRAGNNLLSASPILLLDWGARAFSGYCSDLTRTMVTAKPDKTFEKVYRTVLEAQLAAIQKIGPGVRCGDVDAVARQFIAAAGYGKYFDHGLGHGIGLDVHEVPRLSRNSDVILKPGMVVTVEPGIYLPGWGGVRIEDDVLVTRQGCEVLSSLPKDWDSVLTAC, from the coding sequence ATGAGTTTTTCGCCTGAGTCGTTTCAGCGTCGCCGCGAGCAGGTACGCAAGGTTCTCAGATCGCGTAAGCTCGACGCTTTGCTCGTCACCGGAGAGCGGAATGTTGCCTGGCTCAGCGGATTCACCGGCGACAGCACCTGGCTACTGGTGACTCAAGACAAAGAAGTGCTGCTGAGCGACTTCCGGTTTGTGACCCAGATCGAGGAAGAATGTCCCGGCGTCACAGGGGTGATCCGCAGTTCCAGTCAACGGCTGACGGACATTCTCGCTGAAACCTGCGGGCAGTTGCATGTCGAACGGTGCGGCTTCGAAGGTCATCTCGTGACCGTCGAGACGGCCGAACTCTTCAGAAATTTGCCGGACCCAACCACCTGGGTCTCAACGACTCAGGAAATCGAACAACTGCGAGCCATCAAAGACCGGGATGAGATTGCAGAAATCCGCGAAGCAGTGCGGTTTGCGGAACGGGGTTTTCGCTGCTTTCAGGCCGCGCTGCGGCCGGACAAGACCGAACGGCAGCTCTCGGCAGAACTCGAACATGCGATGCGGGGCTTTGGCGCAGCCGGATTTTGTTTTCCCGCCATCGTCGCCGTGGGGGATCGGGCGGCGCTGCCGCACTACCGGGCTGGCAACAATCTGCTCTCCGCATCTCCGATCCTGCTGCTGGATTGGGGCGCGAGGGCCTTTTCTGGCTACTGCTCTGACCTCACCCGGACGATGGTCACCGCCAAGCCGGATAAAACGTTCGAAAAAGTGTACCGCACGGTCCTGGAAGCCCAATTAGCCGCGATCCAAAAGATTGGCCCCGGCGTACGTTGCGGCGATGTCGACGCCGTCGCCCGGCAGTTCATTGCGGCGGCGGGTTACGGGAAGTACTTCGACCACGGCCTGGGGCATGGAATCGGCCTGGATGTGCATGAGGTTCCCAGGCTCTCCCGTAATTCAGACGTTATCCTGAAGCCGGGCATGGTTGTCACCGTCGAGCCGGGGATCTATCTTCCCGGCTGGGGCGGAGTTCGGATCGAAGACGATGTCCTCGTGACCCGTCAGGGCTGCGAAGTGTTGTCATCGCTCCCCAAAGACTGGGACAGCGTCTTGACGGCGTGTTAG
- a CDS encoding 6-phosphofructokinase translates to MKVACLTGGGDCPGLNAVIRGLVRTVANHGGETIGLLEGWRGAIEGNFIPLDPMQTDEILPLGGTILGSSRTNPYKNEGLVQKIVDTFHSLKLDALVAIGGDDTLGVASKLYRDYKLPTIGCPKTIDNDLSATDFTFGFDTCLNTVMDAVDKLRTTAESHRRVMVVEVMGRHAGWITCFAGIACAADAIMVPEEEVDMAKICETLKARRAAGKKYGMVLVSEGAQLKGQDFITKDAEKDDFGHIKLGGIGTRVAKIIEKETGIETRDVTLGHLQRGGSPSAYDRVLGTRLGIHAGRLAIKKDWGKMVALRGLHIVAVPLAEAVGTMRTLYPEFLDEAGEFLK, encoded by the coding sequence ATGAAAGTCGCCTGCCTGACGGGTGGTGGAGATTGCCCGGGTCTGAATGCCGTGATTCGCGGACTCGTCCGGACGGTCGCCAATCATGGAGGAGAAACCATCGGCCTGCTCGAAGGCTGGCGGGGAGCGATCGAAGGGAACTTCATCCCCCTCGACCCGATGCAGACGGACGAGATCCTGCCGCTCGGCGGAACGATTCTCGGCTCCTCCCGCACCAATCCGTACAAGAACGAAGGACTCGTTCAGAAGATCGTCGACACGTTCCACAGTCTCAAGCTCGACGCCCTGGTGGCGATCGGCGGGGACGACACGCTGGGCGTCGCCAGCAAGCTGTACCGCGACTACAAGCTGCCGACCATCGGCTGTCCGAAGACTATCGATAACGACCTCAGCGCGACCGACTTCACGTTCGGCTTCGACACCTGTCTGAACACGGTGATGGACGCCGTCGATAAACTCCGCACGACCGCCGAATCGCATCGTCGGGTGATGGTCGTCGAAGTGATGGGCCGACACGCCGGCTGGATCACCTGCTTCGCAGGCATCGCCTGTGCCGCCGACGCCATCATGGTGCCGGAAGAAGAAGTCGACATGGCGAAGATCTGCGAAACGCTGAAAGCCCGTCGCGCCGCCGGCAAGAAGTACGGCATGGTGCTGGTGAGCGAAGGCGCCCAGCTTAAGGGGCAGGACTTCATCACCAAAGACGCCGAGAAAGACGACTTCGGCCACATCAAGCTCGGGGGCATCGGCACCCGAGTCGCCAAGATCATCGAGAAAGAAACCGGGATCGAAACCCGCGACGTCACACTTGGCCACCTGCAGCGCGGGGGCTCACCCAGCGCTTACGACCGCGTGCTCGGCACTCGGCTGGGGATTCACGCCGGCCGCCTGGCGATTAAGAAAGACTGGGGCAAGATGGTCGCCCTCCGCGGCCTGCACATCGTCGCCGTCCCCTTGGCCGAAGCGGTCGGTACCATGCGAACGCTGTACCCCGAATTCCTCGACGAAGCCGGCGAGTTCCTGAAGTAA